The Salvia miltiorrhiza cultivar Shanhuang (shh) chromosome 1, IMPLAD_Smil_shh, whole genome shotgun sequence genome has a window encoding:
- the LOC131022968 gene encoding U-box domain-containing protein 9-like: MAKSGVFEGDRVMVVKAVELRKELQKLLRAIVEEDDVNLEALDRAQQMLLLLKELKLKKTADLELRRQDVIPATVPEEFKCPLSKKLMRDPVILSTGVTYDRPFIQNWLKSGKRTCPKTEQVLSHTVLIPNHLIREMITNWCKIRGIELPECKYNDEEAYSEEDQEAFISLLEKMSSTLFEQKEAAKKLRQLTKRTPSIRVLFADRENAVSQLVAPFAQPNIQDHPDLQEDIITTILNISIHDNNKKRVAETPTVIPILKNAVTSGTAQIRSNAAAALFTLCALDSNKEMIGRSGALGPLITLLDEGHDIGMKDAASAIFSMCILLENKARAVSEGAVRVIMKKIEDRMQVDELLSILAMLSTNQKAIEQMIELNAVPTLLSIIRESTCPRNKENCVAILHTLCYSNRSMWREMREEEREHRTLSQLAEDGTSRTKRKANAILERLNRAANINHSA, encoded by the exons ATGGCCAAGAGCGGGGTGTTCGAAGGGGATCGGGTGATGGTGGTCAAGGCCGTGGAGTTGAGGAAGGAGCTGCAGAAGCTGTTGAGGGCGATTGTGGAGGAGGACGACGTCAATCTGGAGGCGCTCGATAGGGCGCAGCAAATGCTCTTGCTGTTGAAGGAATTGAAGCTGAAGAAGACGGCTGATTTGGAGCTCCGCCGTCAGGATGTCATCCCCGCCACGGTGCCGGAGGAGTTCAAGTGCCCGCTCTCCAAGAAACTCATGAGGGATCCCGTGATTCTTTCCACCGGAGTG ACATATGATCGTCCCTTCATTCAAAACTGGCTTAAATCTGGGAAGAGGACATGCCCTAAAACTGAGCAGGTGCTGTCACACACAGTTCTCATACCGAACCACTTGATCCGTGAAATGATAACGAATTGGTGCAAGATTCGTGGGATCGAGCTGCCAGAGTGCAAGTATAATGACGAGGAGGCCTACTCTGAGGAAGACCAAGAGGCATTCATATCTCTGCTGGAGAAGATGTCATCCACATTGTTTGAACAGAAGGAAGCTGCTAAAAAATTGCGCCAACTGACAAAACGAACGCCTTCAATCCGGGTGTTATTTGCTGACCGTGAGAATGCTGTGTCACAGCTGGTGGCTCCATTCGCTCAACCCAACATCCAGGATCATCCAGATCTGCAGGAAGACATCATCACGACGATCTTGAACATCTCCATCCACGACAACAACAAGAAGCGCGTTGCAGAGACGCCTACCGTGATTCCTATTCTGAAGAATGCAGTGACGTCAGGGACTGCGCAGATAAGGAGCAATGCAGCTGCAGCCCTTTTCACGTTATGCGCCCTCGACTCAAACAAGGAGATGATTGGGAGGTCGGGTGCCTTGGGACCCCTCATCACACTATTGGATGAAGGGCATGATATAGGAATGAAAGACGCCGCTTCTGCGATCTTCAGCATGTGCATTCTCCTTGAGAATAAGGCGAGAGCAGTGAGTGAAGGTGCGGTTAGAGTTATCATGAAGAAAATCGAGGACAGAATGCAGGTTGATGAGCTGCTGTCGATTCTTGCAATGCTTTCGACCAACCAGAAGGCGATTGAGCAGATGATCGAGCTCAATGCAGTCCCCACCTTGCTCAGCATCATAAGGGAGTCCACCTGTCCACGCAATAAGGAGAACTGCGTGGCCATCCTGCACACGCTCTGCTATAGTAACCGGAGCATGtggagggagatgagagaggaggAGCGTGAGCATCGCACACTATCTCAGCTGGCTGAAGACGGCACTTCTAGGACCAAGAGGAAGGCCAATGCAATTCTTGAGAGACTGAACAGAGCTGCCAACATCAACCACAGCGCGTGA